AAGTATAGGGCGCCGCATAGTGCTCCGCCGAAAATAAGTACGTTTGACGTCAATGACGCGAACTCGTACTTTTCGTGAGCCGAAAAAACAGCATGCAGAATTCCATGGATTACCAGAAATATCGAGAAGCCGAGTCGAGTATTTTGGCGGATTTTCATTTCCAGGCTTGCGAGCGCTGCCACCAGTGCTGCAAATAGTGGAATATGGGCCCAAACAAATACAGCTTCAGCGTATTCGCTAGGGAGCCAGCTTGTCAGGGGAAGAACTAGCCACTCATTATTGCGCATTGCGTCTAATTCATGAGTAAAGAGTATTCCCACGCCCAAATAAAGCAATTTCTCTTTCATGGCGGACCCCGGCGTACAACGGACAGGTTGAGGGGCGGACGCAAGCGTATTGCGGACGTCCGGAGTGAGCGCAGCGAATGACCTTGAACCGCTTGTTAGCCCGTTTCACGCTGCTTGGCCTAACTGGAAGACTGGTAAATATAAAGCCCACATCATGAGTGGGATAATAACAAGCAGGCTGAATATGCCGAGCAGTAGAGAAAGAAGTTTCCGCTTCTTTGTGTTTGGGTAGAAAAAGTGAACTGCTATTGCAAAAATGGGCAGTGCCCAGAGGGTGAGGTGATAGTCGATAAATAGTTGAGTGACAATGGGGAGCTCAGCTCCGAAACCTGTGAATACACTTCTGAATTGTGGAGTAACGACTGTTGGTATTAGAGCGGCAATGAAGGCAAAGGCGGTTCCAAGCAGCCGCTGTATGAGCCCCGAGGTGGAGCTTACCTTTTGCTCCTGCAGCTCTGATGCTGGTGCTTTGTATGGGTTATCCATAGGTCTAACGATTAAGCTAACGGGCGGACAAAAGCGCAGCTTTTGGACGTCCAGCGAGCGGAGTGAGCGATAGTTGAGCGCATTGTTAGCCCTTGCCAAGGATTGATTGTATGCGCTGCCAAACACTTTCCTCTATTTCATTTCTCCAAACGCCTTGAAGCAGGTATTTGAATTTACTGCTTTTTGATGCAAGCGCCTCAACACGATCAATGAACTCAGGCCCCGCGCTTGCAAGTAGGTCTTCCAATGGGCCGGCTGCTAGGTAGCTAGCGACTCTTTCTGAGAGATCTCTTTCAGCTGTGTGGCAAATAAACTCCCATAGCTGCTCATGGTTACCTTTGAGCCAGAGGTCTGTCAGAAATGACTCTGTTCTCGGTAGCTCGGAGTCATTGCTCAGTGCATCGATATCGTTTATTCACTGAGTAGCAAATTCTTCTAGGTTCATGTTGTGGGTCGCAATGCGACGATTGTGGCTAACGTTTGGTTAAGGGGCCGGCTTTAGCCGGTCCCGAGTGAGCGAAGCGAACGGCTTGAACCAGTAGTTAGATGGCAAAGCCACGATTAACATGGTTTGCCGCAACTGGGACATGAGCCACTTATACAAATGCTCCAAGCCCGACCGTTGATACTATAGATTGTTGGTTGTCCGCAGTGCTGACAGCATGACCTTGAGGCTGCTGTGACCATAAAAATCAGCAGGGATATTGGGAAAACTATAAAAATAAATTTCGTGTAACCAGAGGCAAAGGTTAACGCTATTGGAATAGATGCAAGGGCTAAACCTGTGGTAATTGCTTTTAATTGGCGATTCACAAATTTACCTTCTTGCCTTCTAACGTTTGGTTAAGGGGCGGGCTTCAGCCCGTCCCAGTGAGCGAAGCGAACGGTTTGAACCACTAGTTAGGTTTCACCACACAGTTGGTTCTGAATTTTCATTGCTATGGCTCCATAACCAATGCCCTTGCCTTTGTTGTGCTCGGAGAAATTTTGGGTGTTTGTAACATCCTCCCATTGTTCAACCGAAAGCAGTTTCTCATGGGTGTTATCTGTTTCTAGCTCGAACTCAATGAAACGGCCAGTATTGGTTAGGATTCTTCCGAATAGGCTCGGCATACCTGGAAAGTCGATTTCAAGTTTTAGAACGATTGTGCCGCTCCAGAGTATGCCTTGCTCTTTGCCGTAGGCGAACAGGGCTGGAGGTATTGGATGCTCATGCCAATATTTGGCTATGGAGAGCAGCCTGTGCTCAGCGATTGCGTTCTGCTCTTGGACATTGAGCTGCCGCTTTTTTAGCAATCGCAAAATTTCCATGTGAGACCTAACGTTTGGTTAAGGGGCCGGCTTTAGCCGGTCCCGAGTGAGCGAAGCGAACGACTTGAACCATTTGTTAGGCGAGTTCTGACACTATGCATATGGCAACAAAGCCTAATAATATGGTTATGAGCATTTTATTTATTAAGCTCTCGGTGCGCCGACTGCTGATTTTGTGCTCTGGATAAATTATTGGCCATGTTTTATTTGTGGCGGCAAGCAGTAGTATTTCTGGGGTGATCGGTATGCGGTTAACCTGCTGATATGGTGCTGGCGAAAATAGAGCGCCGAAATTTAACCCCTCTTCTTTGTGGTGAAAATACCAGCAGTAGTTGTTCATGGATACGTTGTATCTTGATGAAAAATCTTCCATTAGCTCAAAGAAATCATCTCCGTCTATGCCAAGGTCGTAGCATAGGTCAGCTTTTGGAGTAAGTTTGTCTTTGCTTACTCCTTTGCTTTTTTCAAGAAAATTGTAGATTTCTTCGATATCCATATTCGCCTAACGTGGAGAGCACGGGCGCCGCGTAGCGGCGTCCCAGGTCAGCTTCAGCTGGCCGAGTGACTTGACTTGTTAACCGTAATCTTACACTGGCTTTTGCTTTTTGCCCGCAGGGCGCTAACTTTTCTTTTTTCTTATTTGCAAGCTGCGCACGCTGCCACTTACGAGTCAATGCATTTGCCGTATAACCTGCAAGTTATTGACTTACTATGTTCCATCATGGCCATGAAGTTTCATGCTTGGTTTTAACCCTGCTCGCTATTTTGTTGTCAGTTCAAACTCGGTAGCAAGCCATACATTCTTGGTACAATCCACTTATTGTATGAAGCCAAAATTAGAAACTCATTCATACCAATTTTACTGACATGCATAAACCTCTATCTGACGTACACCTGCCAAATACACGCAATATTGAACTGCCAGAATAGACAAGACCACATCGCACTGCATTACCATAAATTTCGGTTAACGGAGAGGTTAAGGGGCGGACGCAAGCGTAGCTTGTGGACGTCCTGAGTGAGCGGAGCGAGCGACCTTGAACCGTTTGTTAGGCTCTGCTTTGCACAGGTCATTTTTATAAGATTTTCTCATCCAACTCGGGTAGCTGGGATTTAAAACGTAAAGGCTTTCGGAGAATCGTTTTTCTACATAAACCTTGTCTATTTTGGATTTATATATCCTTGTGCCGCCAGACTGTAGAGACTCAATCGCTTGTTTGTGAAGGCCGCAGAAAACTGCCCAGACCATGATCTTATGCCAGTCACTCCATGATGCAGAGTGATCTTCAGCTTTGTCCCAAATTGCGGATAGCGTTGGGAAAAATCCGCCATTGCCTTCGGTCAACTTGCCATCGTCAACTCGTACTTCAGATGGCCATCAATACAATGTCTCTTTTAGTATCTTGCAAAATCTCATCTGGCGGAGCCTAACGTTTGGTTAAGGGGCGGGCTTTAGCCCGTCCCAGTGAGCGAAGCGAACGGTTTGAACCATTTGTTAGACCTTACACCGCTACTTGGATGAACGGAAAAGCAGTTCTAAATTCTGCAAGGATAGCCTGGTTCATATGTAGCGAGTTTATAGCACGCTCTCTAGTTGGGCCGTCAAACACTTCGCGATTACGCAGGTATGTAATGCCAAGAATTGCTTCGTCCTCCTGATTTGTAAAGCTACGGATAGGGCTGAATCCGATTGCTTTGTAAATATGGACGCGAGGAGCATCAAAGCTCAGCAAATCAACTATGTAATCAGGGTATTCTTCAGTTGATTCCATGATTCGTGCAGCCCATTGCTGCAATTCATCTGTGCTGATTGAGTTGCTGAGATAGCAATTCACGATAAAGGCAATGGTTGATGAATTTTCTCGGGTGAATCCGTTCATGATCTGGGTCTAACGATTAAGCTAAGGGGCCGGCTTCGCCGGTCCCAGCGAACGAAGTGAGCGCTTTGAGCGCATTGTTAGGCGAAATTGACGCGCCCATATAGTTGACTGCGTGTGCGTAATTTTTACCGGCTGTGTGGACTAGTAAAGAGTGACAGTTGCTGCAGTAATCATCAGCATATTTTTCTGGAAATTCAAACATCAGTACCGCTGCTTTTAGCTCTGACTCTGAAAAGCCTTCGGACTTAAGTATTTCTATAAAGCGCAGCCTCAAGGAATTTAGCGCAGCTTTCAGTGGCGCGATTCCAGAGAACCGCTGTGGACAGGGTTCGTCTGCAAGAAGATTAATAAAAACTGTTTCTTCTGCATGCGCTTTTGCTGCTTGCTTCAGATGTGGATGCACATACGACAAGCCGCTCACTGCGTGGTGCGCGATGCTGTGAGATACGCTGCTTAGTCGCTTACTCGAAGCCATGAATTTTGCCTAACGTTTGGCTAAGGGGCGGCCAAAAGCGCAGCTTTTGGACGTCCAAGTGAGCGGAGCGAACGACTTGAGACAAGTGTTAGGCACGGTGCTGAGCCGAACACTGCTGCCGCAAAACCCGCATTTGCTTTACCGCAATGGCCCCGCAGGCGGCGCGATGGTTGCAGCCATGAACTTAATTGGCTGCTCATTTGCTGCACGTTTTTTGAAGATGGCCTGCGCGCTATCCATGCGTTTACTTTCCTGATTGCTCTTGCTGCCTAACGATTAAGCTAACGGGCAGACAAAAGCGTAGCTTTTGGCTGTCCAGCGAACGAAGTGAGCGGCAGTTGAGCGCATTGTTAGAGAACTGCACGCGGTAATTTCTGTACATGCCCGAAGGCGGATGCCAAGGAGAACATGAAAGAGAACTTTAGAATGGCTATGGCTGCGATGCCAAGCTGTGAAATTTTCTCTTGTACTCCATAGGTCTGAGTTGAAACTAGAATGATGCCGATTAG
This DNA window, taken from Pseudomonas alcaligenes, encodes the following:
- a CDS encoding DUF6713 family protein, encoding MKEKLLYLGVGILFTHELDAMRNNEWLVLPLTSWLPSEYAEAVFVWAHIPLFAALVAALASLEMKIRQNTRLGFSIFLVIHGILHAVFSAHEKYEFASLTSNVLIFGGALCGALYLLLNGRASRT
- a CDS encoding DUF6869 domain-containing protein; this translates as MNDIDALSNDSELPRTESFLTDLWLKGNHEQLWEFICHTAERDLSERVASYLAAGPLEDLLASAGPEFIDRVEALASKSSKFKYLLQGVWRNEIEESVWQRIQSILGKG
- a CDS encoding DUF1493 family protein, producing MDIEEIYNFLEKSKGVSKDKLTPKADLCYDLGIDGDDFFELMEDFSSRYNVSMNNYCWYFHHKEEGLNFGALFSPAPYQQVNRIPITPEILLLAATNKTWPIIYPEHKISSRRTESLINKMLITILLGFVAICIVSELA